From the bacterium genome, one window contains:
- the hemW gene encoding radical SAM family heme chaperone HemW, whose amino-acid sequence MLSLYIHIPFCVSKCHYCDFNSAGIGRSALPEAEYLAALRREMGRWSGLLGPGAADRFDTVFFGGGTPSLFSAAGIEAVLTEAESLRPRRAGAEVSLELNPKTADLAKMRGFQQAGVNRLSIGVQTLDPGLLAELGRAHDPEEALQALSWGLDAGFEKLSIDLMYGLPKQEMRQLEATLAGLETYPLRHLSAYELIVEEETPFYDRHLRNRLPLPPEPDVEAMRRRVEQFAFAKGMKAYEISNYAAEGAEARHNLHYWNYDSFVGLGSGAVSLLKISELDPGFPSRLGAKAGPEAFALRLTNPRGLAEYQRTARCWDRVEVESISRPQAQGEFMMMGLRKREGVAYADFEACFGEPFPSDFAALVKRGEARGWIEADAAGCRFTEAGLALSNEFLREFF is encoded by the coding sequence ATGCTGTCACTTTATATTCACATCCCTTTTTGCGTATCTAAGTGCCATTACTGCGATTTTAACTCGGCCGGAATCGGTCGCTCGGCGCTTCCCGAGGCCGAATATCTCGCCGCTTTGCGTCGTGAAATGGGCCGGTGGTCCGGGCTTTTGGGCCCCGGGGCGGCCGACCGTTTCGACACGGTTTTTTTTGGCGGCGGAACTCCTTCGCTTTTTTCGGCGGCGGGAATCGAAGCAGTCCTGACCGAGGCCGAAAGCCTTCGTCCGCGTCGCGCCGGGGCTGAAGTCAGCCTGGAGCTGAATCCCAAGACCGCCGACTTGGCTAAAATGCGTGGTTTTCAACAGGCCGGCGTGAACCGCCTCTCGATCGGCGTCCAAACTTTGGACCCGGGCCTATTGGCGGAGCTGGGCCGAGCTCACGATCCGGAAGAGGCTTTGCAAGCCCTGAGCTGGGGCCTGGATGCCGGATTCGAAAAGCTCAGCATCGACTTGATGTATGGCTTGCCCAAGCAGGAAATGCGCCAGCTCGAGGCGACCTTGGCCGGTTTGGAAACTTATCCGCTGCGGCATCTTTCGGCCTACGAGCTGATCGTGGAGGAGGAGACCCCTTTCTACGACCGTCACCTGCGAAACCGCTTGCCCTTGCCGCCGGAGCCCGACGTCGAGGCGATGCGCCGCCGGGTCGAGCAATTCGCCTTCGCCAAGGGCATGAAGGCCTACGAGATCAGCAACTATGCCGCGGAAGGCGCCGAGGCCCGTCACAATCTGCATTATTGGAACTACGACAGCTTCGTCGGCCTCGGCTCCGGTGCCGTCTCCTTGCTGAAAATTTCGGAGCTGGATCCGGGATTCCCTTCGCGGCTCGGCGCCAAGGCCGGCCCCGAGGCCTTCGCGCTCCGTCTCACCAATCCTCGGGGGCTGGCCGAATATCAGCGCACGGCCCGGTGTTGGGACCGGGTCGAGGTCGAATCCATCTCCCGGCCCCAAGCCCAAGGCGAGTTCATGATGATGGGCCTGCGCAAACGCGAGGGCGTGGCCTATGCCGATTTCGAGGCCTGCTTCGGCGAGCCCTTTCCCAGCGATTTCGCGGCGCTCGTGAAGCGGGGCGAAGCGAGGGGCTGGATCGAGGCCGATGCCGCGGGCTGCCGCTTCACCGAAGCGGGCCTGGCGCTGAGCAATGAGTTTTTACGGGAGTTTTTTTAG
- a CDS encoding ParA family protein produces MSLLTDKIKSLLTVESSQVLANPEKGRKRATVLAICSQKGGVGKTTSAVNLGTALAKFHGKKVLVVDLDPQGHVEKSLGALIPEGVEYSPMSTILSAKKGNVMDGVINTELENFYITPGDKTLYETESLLATKIGKEYILNEAMKAARTQFDYVLFDCPPNLGNLTLNALVSSDFCVVPCEMSVLAFEGVNDLVETLETVNERLNPRLKILGVLFTRVDGRNVNMNEIIETNIRNYFRGKVFKTQIAINTALNKSQLEGLPVFQNYPSSSGSQNYRELADEVVKKLKRQSGPANSSSMSAAANS; encoded by the coding sequence ATGTCCCTTCTGACCGATAAAATCAAATCGCTGCTCACCGTCGAGAGCTCCCAAGTCTTAGCGAATCCCGAGAAGGGCCGCAAGCGGGCCACGGTTTTGGCGATCTGCTCGCAAAAAGGCGGCGTCGGCAAGACGACCAGCGCGGTCAACCTCGGGACGGCCTTGGCGAAGTTCCACGGAAAGAAAGTTCTGGTCGTCGACCTCGATCCCCAAGGCCACGTCGAAAAATCGCTGGGCGCCCTGATCCCCGAAGGCGTCGAATACTCGCCGATGTCCACCATCCTTTCGGCCAAGAAGGGCAATGTGATGGACGGCGTCATCAACACCGAGCTGGAAAACTTCTACATCACGCCCGGCGACAAGACGCTCTACGAGACCGAGAGCCTGCTGGCCACCAAGATCGGCAAGGAATACATCCTCAACGAGGCGATGAAGGCCGCCCGGACCCAATTCGACTACGTCCTCTTCGATTGCCCGCCCAACCTCGGCAACCTGACACTCAATGCCTTGGTGTCGAGCGACTTCTGCGTTGTGCCCTGCGAGATGAGCGTGTTGGCCTTCGAGGGAGTCAACGACTTGGTCGAGACGTTGGAGACCGTCAACGAGCGGCTCAATCCCCGGCTCAAGATCCTGGGGGTGCTTTTCACCCGGGTCGACGGCCGCAACGTCAACATGAACGAGATCATCGAGACCAACATCCGCAATTATTTCCGGGGCAAGGTTTTCAAGACCCAAATCGCGATCAACACCGCCCTCAACAAATCCCAGCTCGAAGGCCTGCCGGTTTTCCAAAACTACCCCTCGAGCTCCGGTTCCCAAAACTACCGCGAGCTGGCCGACGAGGTGGTCAAGAAGCTCAAGCGTCAAAGCGGCCCGGCCAATTCCTCCTCGATGAGCGCCGCCGCCAACAGCTAA